The Vigna unguiculata cultivar IT97K-499-35 chromosome 11, ASM411807v1, whole genome shotgun sequence genomic sequence TCATGTATGTTTTAGTTACTAATTCTACTAAAATATGCTTTGTGGTTTATATTTGAGTACTTATCCGCCCGAAACTGGTTTTTTGTCTCTATATGCTAGACAGATTTAAAGTATGGAAATTGTTGAAAGTAGTGAAAATTCCCCTTGTTTAGAAAATaggataatatatttataattgttgggttttatatattcttcatatttttcatatatgagTTATAATAATCGAGAGATTGTGGTttcatatggttatatgacattagtcttacacatatataAGATCTTTGACATCACTTTTACATCAAAACCTTGAGATAATATTGTTAtggatctttattcttatatagtgtttaactttgtctattttattcAATATGAAACTTTTGGActctttttgactcacacttaatCTATTTCTAacaataatgaataataaagaaggaaaatatGTCTAATTTTAGCTTTAGTAGCTATACTAATGCATGGAATTGCTCTCTCTATTTTCCTCAGGATGTTCCAAATTCAGCAGATCCTTTCATGAATTTGGCTACAGCAGAGATCAAGTCAATGCTAGTTGAGAAGTATAGGCGTTCAACATATGCCAGAAGAGCAAAGACCAGAATTCAAGAACTATCTACagatgtatattttttttctacacacTTAATTAGTTCAAAACTGAAATTCATAAGACACTGTGTTACCTTAATTATTgaggttttgaaaaatatagtGTATAATACTTGATAgcattaattatcataaaatattgattGTGATGTGTTACAGGAAGGGCTTGAACCTCAGCCACAAAATGGAAGTCAAGCTAGTTGGTGGAAGCAACTCTCAACTCTGACAAAAAGATCATTTGTGAACATGTGCAGAGATGTGGGGTACTACTGGTTGAGGATCATAATTTACATCATTGTGTCCATATGTGTGGGAACAGTTTATTTTGACATTGGCTACAGCTACACTTCCATTCTCGCCCGTGGTGCCTGTGGTGCATTCATATCAGGTTTTATGACATTCATGTCTATTGGAGGCTTTCCATCATTCATCGAAGAAATGAAGGTAACCTAAAaagtttcaaatatttttatagtttatcTATGTTATGTTTCgtgaagtataatttttatcaagAATTTGGTGTAATAACAAATGATCGATGGACTTTAGAGCATAGCATAGTTGAAATATTATGTCTAACACGAACTTATTTAGAAGGTTCTGAAAGGTTTTGTGTGAATATGCAATAtgtatttttcaaacttttaggCTTAGCTACGAGGTTTTGAATTGATTTGTTGACACGAAACAGGTATTTTATCGAGAAAGGCTGAATGGATACTATGGAGTTGCAGCATATATTTTAGccaattttctttcttctttcccaTTCTTGGTTGCTATTGCTCTTACTTCTAGCATCATCACCTATAACATGGTGAAATTCAGGCCAGGGATAAGCCACTTTGTGTTTTTCACCATCAACATCTACAGCTGCATCTCCGTGATAGAGAGCCTCATGATGGTTGTGGCTTCACTTGTTCCAAATTTCCTCATGGGAATAATTACAGGGGCTGGAATTATAGTAAGATCAATTAATTAAACACCTACGTTAATGAGTCACATATGTTTACCAGTAATTAACTTTGAATCATTTTCAGGGAATCATGATGATGACCTCAGGATTCTTCAGGTTGCTGTCTGATCTTCCAAAACCAGTTTGGCGCTACCCGATTTCATATATCAGTTATGGTTCATGGGCAATACAGGTAACAAAACTTTTTGTTGAGTATGTTTCAGTAGGTCTTGAGGTATTGAGGTATTGTACCACGTTAAATTTATGgtgtatttttgtttgaagagattatttttatatttaatgattaCCAACAAGGATATATGATTAAGATTTTTCTCTAGATCAAGCAGAAGAAGTAACATATAGTGTTCACAATGTAGGGTTCCTACAAGAATGACTTGCTTGGACTTGAGTTTGAGCCTCTGATACCTGGTGACCAAAAACTGACCGGAGAATACGTGATCACACACATGTTAGGCATTGAATTGAACCATTCAAAGTGGTGGGACTTGGCAGCTCTATTTGTGATTCTCATAGTTTACAGAGTTCTGTTCTTCACTGTTCTGAAGTTCAAGGAGAGAGCATCACCATTGTTTCAGACACTTTATGCAAAGAGAACAATCCAACAGCTTGAAAAGAGACCCTCTTTCAGAAAGATGCCATCTTTCCCTTCACAGAGGCATCAACCACTCCATTCACTTTCTTCCCAAGATGGTCTTGATTCTCCACTCAACTAAAATCCATCACcagaaaataaaactattgCATCTGGGTTTTCCAATTATTTTGCTTCATTAACATACAAAATTGTACTTGTTATCTGTTATAATTAGCATATGTATAGAGAAAAATGTTTCACAACCGTTTAAGCTACAAAACAGACCAATGGGACATGCCTCAGTCCTtcaattacatttttttgttaCTCTTAGTTAAAATCTCTAAATTGGGATATATAATTACTTTGTACAAAATGCAGTGCAGGTATCTGTAGATCATGGACATTTCAGGTTTAAACTTTGTCAGATGAAATACCTGCATGAACAATGcagtatataatttttctatcaaaGCTAAATCAACAAACAAAACGTTAATCATTGGTGGATATATTGACATACAGGATCTCGCGCCAACTCTCCTTTCGTAATGAATGCGCATAATATAACGGTGCATAtgcattatataatatatatatatatatatatatatatatatatatatatatatataacatattaaaatagttttacaaAATCTGAGAGAATTTTAGCGACAGACGTAGAGTCTCAGTCATGGTATACGCATCTACCGGCGTTGGAAGTCTCAGTCATGGTATACGCATCTACCGGCGTTGGAAGTCTCACGTTTATTGATTAtagataagacaattttattaatatataaataaagtataaatcgattttgtgagattgaatTAGACTTGATACTTGATacttgataaagttaaataatatacaataattacaCATGGTCTGAATAAATTCACATGGGAAACACAGAAACAGATACTTGAGTAGGAGTTAAGGGTGAATTTACATGCCTAGACAAGTCTCGTTCCCTTGTCGAGTGCTTCTTCCAGTGTTGTGAACTGTGATAATGAGTCTGCGGGTAACAAGGTTGCAGTGTTTTTGAT encodes the following:
- the LOC114168480 gene encoding ABC transporter G family member 15-like isoform X2 — encoded protein: MAYMFAAVTLTLISLTCHLCASDLCNLNPINNNSSSSSFIHSFIFSLSISFSNSVDDSINGQTSIPITMEIQAAAAAAAAAATDRNKGLNWGGAAATETQRDLPYAGFDRGSFLAWQDLRVVLPNFGKGPTKRLLNGLNGYAEPGRIMAIMGPSGSGKSTLLDALAGRLSKNVVMTGNVLLNGKKKGLGYGGVAYVTQEDVLLGTLTVKETVSYSAHLRLPTSMSKEEINNLVDGTIIEMGLQDCADRLIGNWHLRGISGGEKKRLSIALEILTMPRLLFLDEPTSGLDSASAFFVVQTLRNVARDGRTVISSIHQPSSEVFTLFDDLFLLSGGETVYFGEAKSAIEFFAEAGFPCPRKRNPSDHFLRCINSDFDIVTATLKGSQRIHDVPNSADPFMNLATAEIKSMLVEKYRRSTYARRAKTRIQELSTDEGLEPQPQNGSQASWWKQLSTLTKRSFVNMCRDVGYYWLRIIIYIIVSICVGTVYFDIGYSYTSILARGACGAFISGFMTFMSIGGFPSFIEEMKVFYRERLNGYYGVAAYILANFLSSFPFLVAIALTSSIITYNMVKFRPGISHFVFFTINIYSCISVIESLMMVVASLVPNFLMGIITGAGIIGIMMMTSGFFRLLSDLPKPVWRYPISYISYGSWAIQGSYKNDLLGLEFEPLIPGDQKLTGEYVITHMLGIELNHSKWWDLAALFVILIVYRVLFFTVLKFKERASPLFQTLYAKRTIQQLEKRPSFRKMPSFPSQRHQPLHSLSSQDGLDSPLN